The following are encoded together in the Nocardioides thalensis genome:
- the fbaA gene encoding class II fructose-bisphosphate aldolase, with product MPIATPEKYAEMLDAAKANSFAFPAINVSSSQTLNAALKGFADAGADGIIQISTGGAEYLSGPTVKDMVTGSVAFAAYAAEVAKNYPVNIALHTDHCPKDKLDGFVRPLLDISAERVQRGEAPLFQSHMWDGSAVPLDENLQIAEELLAKAKAANIILEIEVGVVGGEEDGVEGGMGEHLYTTPEDALATVRALGVGENGRYLTALTFGNVHGVYKPGNVKLRPEILKAAQEAVVKELGLAADAKPFDLVFHGGSGSTAEEIAASVDYGVVKMNVDTDTQYAFTRPVAAHMFQNYDGVLKVDGEVGNKKTYDPRAWGKAAEAGMAARVVEACEHLRSAGKTVG from the coding sequence ATGCCCATCGCCACCCCCGAGAAGTACGCCGAGATGCTGGACGCCGCGAAGGCCAACTCCTTCGCGTTCCCGGCGATCAACGTGTCGTCCTCGCAGACCCTCAACGCGGCCCTGAAGGGGTTCGCCGACGCCGGCGCCGACGGCATCATCCAGATCTCGACCGGCGGTGCGGAGTACCTCTCCGGCCCCACGGTCAAGGACATGGTCACCGGGTCGGTGGCGTTCGCGGCGTACGCCGCCGAGGTCGCGAAGAACTACCCGGTCAACATCGCGCTCCACACCGACCACTGCCCGAAGGACAAGCTCGACGGCTTCGTCCGGCCGCTGCTCGACATCTCCGCCGAGCGGGTCCAGCGCGGCGAGGCGCCCCTGTTCCAGTCGCACATGTGGGACGGCTCCGCCGTACCGCTCGACGAGAACCTCCAGATCGCCGAGGAGCTGCTGGCCAAGGCCAAGGCGGCCAACATCATCCTCGAGATCGAGGTCGGCGTCGTCGGTGGCGAGGAGGACGGCGTCGAGGGCGGCATGGGCGAGCACCTCTACACGACCCCCGAGGACGCGCTCGCGACCGTGCGCGCGCTCGGCGTCGGCGAGAACGGCCGCTACCTGACCGCGCTCACGTTCGGCAACGTCCACGGCGTCTACAAGCCGGGCAACGTCAAGCTGCGCCCCGAGATCCTCAAGGCCGCGCAGGAGGCGGTCGTGAAGGAGCTCGGGCTCGCCGCCGACGCCAAGCCCTTCGACCTGGTCTTCCACGGCGGCTCCGGCTCGACCGCGGAGGAGATCGCGGCGTCCGTCGACTACGGCGTGGTGAAGATGAACGTCGACACCGACACGCAGTACGCGTTCACCCGCCCGGTCGCGGCGCACATGTTCCAGAACTACGACGGCGTCCTCAAGGTCGACGGCGAGGTCGGCAACAAGAAGACCTACGACCCGCGCGCGTGGGGCAAGGCCGCAGAGGCCGGCATGGCCGCCCGCGTGGTGGAGGCCTGCGAGCACCTGCGGTCGGCCGGCAAGACGGTCGGGTGA
- a CDS encoding diacylglycerol/lipid kinase family protein: MVVPRRLLVITNADAGTADEAARDEALDVLRAGADVTVAATSSPDELDDVLTNLEDRTVVVVGGDGSLHAVVAALHRQRTLTTTVLGLVPLGTGNDFARALDIPLEPAAAARVVLTGPDRPLDLIVDEHDDITVNSVHAGAGAAAGERGARWKERLGAIGVGRVNLGKLGYPIGALQTALNPRGLRVRVEVDGTVVSDVDTEILMVVVGNGTSVGGGAELTPEARTGDGLLDVVVAKPAGVADRLALALRVPFGTHQDHRTVEALRGRSVTVTGGPFRCNSDGEIGGPVRSRTWEVRPAAYRMIVPAGQESESGHPAH; encoded by the coding sequence ATGGTCGTTCCCCGCCGGCTTCTCGTGATCACCAACGCCGATGCCGGTACGGCGGACGAGGCCGCACGTGACGAGGCGCTCGACGTGCTGCGGGCCGGCGCCGACGTCACGGTCGCCGCGACCAGCTCGCCCGATGAGCTCGACGACGTGCTCACGAACCTCGAGGACCGCACCGTGGTCGTGGTCGGCGGTGACGGCAGCCTGCACGCGGTGGTCGCCGCGCTGCACCGGCAGCGCACCCTCACCACCACCGTGCTCGGCCTGGTGCCGCTCGGCACGGGCAACGACTTCGCTCGCGCGCTGGACATCCCGCTCGAGCCCGCCGCGGCCGCGCGGGTGGTCCTGACCGGCCCGGACCGCCCGCTCGACCTCATCGTCGACGAGCACGACGACATCACCGTCAACAGCGTGCACGCCGGCGCCGGTGCCGCGGCCGGCGAACGTGGCGCGCGCTGGAAGGAGCGCCTCGGGGCGATCGGCGTGGGCCGGGTCAACCTCGGCAAGCTCGGCTACCCGATCGGTGCGCTGCAAACTGCACTCAATCCTCGCGGGCTGAGGGTGCGGGTGGAGGTCGACGGCACGGTGGTCTCCGACGTCGACACCGAGATCCTGATGGTCGTGGTCGGCAACGGCACGTCTGTCGGAGGCGGCGCCGAGCTCACGCCGGAGGCGCGCACCGGCGACGGCCTCCTCGACGTCGTCGTGGCGAAGCCGGCCGGGGTGGCCGACCGGCTGGCGCTGGCGCTGCGCGTGCCGTTCGGCACCCACCAGGACCATCGCACGGTCGAGGCCCTGCGGGGCCGGTCGGTGACGGTGACCGGCGGGCCGTTCCGCTGCAACAGCGACGGCGAGATCGGCGGCCCGGTGCGCTCCCGCACCTGGGAGGTGCGCCCGGCGGCGTACCGCATGATCGTGCCTGCCGGACAGGAATCGGAGTCCGGCCACCCTGCGCACTAG
- a CDS encoding DUF3151 domain-containing protein has product MTGMDLMAGPPPTHLPEDPAASDLAAGTPPAGAVRAHPASPAAWAALASQAVDQGADDVTVYAYARVGYHRSLDLLRRNGWKGHGPVPWEHEPNRGFLTCLALLAKAAKAIGEDDEWERCSTFLRDSSATAYDALLG; this is encoded by the coding sequence ATGACCGGAATGGACCTGATGGCCGGACCGCCGCCCACCCACCTGCCCGAGGACCCCGCCGCATCAGACCTCGCGGCCGGTACGCCGCCCGCGGGCGCCGTACGCGCGCACCCGGCGTCGCCCGCGGCCTGGGCCGCGCTCGCGAGCCAGGCCGTCGACCAGGGCGCCGACGACGTGACCGTCTACGCCTACGCGCGCGTCGGCTACCACCGCTCCCTCGACCTGCTCCGCCGCAACGGGTGGAAGGGCCACGGCCCGGTGCCGTGGGAGCACGAGCCCAACCGCGGCTTCCTGACCTGCCTCGCGCTGCTCGCCAAGGCGGCGAAGGCGATCGGCGAGGACGACGAGTGGGAGCGGTGCTCGACCTTCCTCCGCGACTCGAGCGCGACCGCCTACGACGCACTGCTGGGCTAG
- a CDS encoding septum formation family protein: MRRPLIAAAAAAVAFSLMPATSVADDSAAARGVDITPPAVGSCHATTYGEAMAKSDPDPAVPCSDAHTGLTFKVVDLGTSPDWDDDALPRIVTNRCSDAWHEVLGDNPKVITRSAYTFFWFMPTKAQRDAGATWASCDASLWGGKNRLAPLPAGEDISLGSLPLPARVAKCRGGKRADYAYTVCSRQHSFKATISVRYPHKTYPGRRAAERFAKRACAKRVTTAYFAEDVWSKRAWQAGYRHAVCLPEVRG, encoded by the coding sequence ATGCGCCGCCCTCTGATCGCCGCTGCCGCCGCAGCCGTCGCCTTCTCGCTGATGCCCGCGACGTCCGTCGCCGACGACAGCGCCGCCGCGCGGGGCGTAGACATCACGCCGCCCGCGGTGGGCAGCTGCCACGCGACGACGTACGGCGAGGCGATGGCCAAGTCGGACCCCGATCCCGCGGTCCCGTGCTCTGATGCGCACACCGGCCTGACCTTCAAGGTCGTCGACCTCGGCACTTCGCCCGACTGGGACGACGATGCGCTCCCTCGCATCGTCACCAACCGCTGCTCCGACGCCTGGCACGAGGTCCTGGGCGACAACCCGAAGGTGATCACCCGCTCGGCCTACACGTTCTTCTGGTTCATGCCCACCAAGGCGCAGCGCGATGCCGGTGCCACCTGGGCGAGTTGCGACGCCAGCCTGTGGGGCGGGAAGAACCGCCTGGCTCCGCTCCCGGCAGGCGAGGACATCTCCCTCGGCAGCCTCCCGCTGCCGGCCCGGGTCGCCAAGTGCCGTGGCGGGAAGCGCGCGGACTACGCCTACACGGTCTGCTCTCGTCAGCACTCGTTCAAGGCGACGATCTCCGTCCGCTACCCGCACAAGACCTATCCGGGCCGTCGCGCCGCCGAGAGGTTCGCGAAGCGAGCCTGCGCCAAGCGCGTGACGACGGCCTACTTCGCGGAGGACGTCTGGAGCAAGCGGGCGTGGCAGGCCGGCTACCGACACGCGGTCTGCCTGCCCGAGGTCCGGGGCTGA
- a CDS encoding TrmH family RNA methyltransferase produces the protein MPHGRPEVGVGPWEGPWPEGEQYDAALLAEGDRRNVVDRYRYWALDAIVADLDTRRHDFHVAIENWQHDFNIGTIVRSANAFLAAEVHIVGNRRWNRRGAMVTDRYQHVRHHPTVDDLADYLDALPGGAVPLLGVDNLPGSAHLETMEIPRRVCFLFGQEGPGLSEAARAACAGTFSIAQFGSTRSINASAAAAIAMHSWVVQHADLTSDEAWRG, from the coding sequence ATGCCGCACGGGCGGCCCGAGGTCGGGGTCGGCCCGTGGGAGGGCCCGTGGCCGGAGGGCGAGCAGTACGACGCCGCGCTGCTCGCCGAGGGTGACCGCCGCAACGTCGTCGACCGCTACCGCTACTGGGCGCTCGACGCGATCGTCGCGGACCTCGACACCCGGCGGCACGACTTCCACGTGGCGATCGAGAACTGGCAGCACGACTTCAACATCGGGACGATCGTCCGGTCGGCCAACGCGTTCCTCGCCGCCGAGGTGCACATCGTCGGCAACCGGCGGTGGAACCGTCGCGGCGCGATGGTGACCGACCGCTACCAGCACGTGCGCCACCACCCGACGGTCGACGACCTCGCCGACTATCTCGACGCGCTGCCCGGCGGCGCCGTACCGCTGCTCGGCGTCGACAACCTGCCCGGCTCGGCGCACCTGGAGACGATGGAGATCCCTCGCCGGGTGTGCTTCCTCTTCGGCCAGGAGGGCCCGGGCCTGTCGGAGGCCGCCCGCGCCGCGTGCGCCGGCACGTTCTCGATCGCCCAGTTCGGGTCGACCCGGTCGATCAACGCCTCCGCGGCGGCCGCGATCGCGATGCACTCCTGGGTCGTGCAGCACGCCGACCTGACGTCGGACGAGGCCTGGCGCGGCTGA
- a CDS encoding carboxyl transferase domain-containing protein: MGTLGNERRWTARELIDLVLDDGSYESWDRPVDISGHPADYQAELRAAAQKAGTDESVLTGRGTVRGRPVAFVVNEFRFLAGSIGIAAAERIAAAVRRATAEGLPVLASTSSGGTRMQEGTRAFVHMVEISRALMELRAAGLPYLVHLRHPTTGGVYASWGSLGHVTVAEPGALVGFLGPKVFEALNGEPFPAGVQVAENLAAKGVIDAVVPAEELPELVDRALAVLVDAPAEPTLEPRPPVEPGTRLDHPVWEDIEATRAEGRAGVRDLLRHGAAGTVRLRGTDEGERDDSVLIALTRLDGQPCVVVGQDRSRQTAATPMGPGALREARRAMELAQELGLPLVTVIDTPGAELSQAAEEGAMAGEIARCIAGLVTMTVPTVSVILGQGCGGGALALLPARTVLAAERGWLSPLPPEGASVIVHGTVDHAPEMAAAQQVGALDLLASGDVHAVIPERADDTAESLARAVVAEVARRLRESARPHA; encoded by the coding sequence ATGGGGACCCTGGGGAACGAGCGGCGCTGGACCGCGCGCGAGCTGATCGACCTGGTGCTCGACGACGGGTCCTACGAGTCGTGGGACCGGCCCGTCGACATCTCGGGCCACCCCGCGGACTACCAGGCCGAGCTGCGGGCGGCGGCCCAGAAGGCCGGCACCGACGAGTCCGTGCTCACCGGTCGCGGCACGGTGCGCGGCCGGCCGGTGGCCTTCGTCGTCAACGAGTTCCGCTTCCTCGCGGGCTCGATCGGGATCGCCGCGGCGGAGCGGATCGCGGCCGCCGTACGGCGAGCCACCGCGGAGGGCCTGCCCGTCCTTGCGAGTACGTCGTCCGGGGGCACCCGGATGCAGGAGGGCACCCGGGCCTTCGTGCACATGGTCGAGATCTCGCGGGCGCTGATGGAGCTGCGCGCCGCGGGCCTGCCCTACCTGGTGCACCTGCGACACCCGACCACCGGCGGCGTCTACGCCTCGTGGGGCTCGCTCGGCCACGTGACCGTCGCGGAGCCCGGGGCTCTCGTCGGCTTCCTCGGGCCGAAGGTGTTCGAGGCGCTCAACGGCGAGCCGTTCCCCGCGGGCGTGCAGGTCGCCGAGAACCTCGCCGCCAAGGGCGTGATCGACGCCGTCGTGCCCGCGGAGGAGCTGCCCGAGCTCGTCGACCGGGCGCTCGCGGTGCTCGTGGACGCCCCTGCGGAACCGACCCTCGAGCCGCGGCCGCCGGTCGAGCCCGGCACTCGGCTCGACCACCCGGTCTGGGAGGACATCGAGGCCACCCGCGCCGAGGGCCGCGCCGGCGTACGCGACCTGCTCCGGCACGGCGCCGCCGGCACCGTGCGCCTGCGCGGCACCGACGAGGGCGAGCGCGACGACTCGGTCCTGATCGCGCTGACCCGGCTCGACGGCCAGCCGTGCGTGGTGGTCGGGCAGGACCGGTCGCGGCAGACTGCCGCCACCCCGATGGGGCCGGGCGCCCTGCGCGAGGCGCGGCGCGCGATGGAGCTCGCACAGGAGCTCGGGCTGCCGCTCGTCACCGTCATCGACACCCCCGGCGCCGAGCTCTCGCAGGCCGCCGAGGAGGGGGCGATGGCCGGCGAGATCGCACGCTGCATCGCGGGCCTGGTCACGATGACGGTGCCGACCGTCTCGGTGATCCTCGGCCAGGGCTGCGGGGGAGGAGCGCTCGCGCTGCTGCCCGCCCGCACCGTCCTCGCCGCCGAGCGCGGCTGGCTCTCGCCACTCCCGCCCGAGGGCGCGTCGGTCATCGTGCACGGGACGGTGGACCACGCCCCCGAGATGGCGGCCGCCCAGCAGGTCGGCGCTCTCGACCTGCTGGCGAGCGGCGACGTGCACGCCGTCATCCCCGAGCGCGCCGACGACACCGCGGAGTCGCTCGCCCGCGCGGTGGTCGCTGAGGTCGCCCGCCGCCTCCGCGAGTCGGCTCGTCCTCACGCGTGA
- a CDS encoding SHOCT domain-containing protein, translated as MSTPAQRRDAPPSFARNLATTLPFVLVCGIVGPIFLAIYFFSSGLDEIEWMLWMGLGITLLDIALGVGIAAARTRSQARTYRLRHTGRRGVADILELQQTGVRINDEPLIGLKVRIHGADISPFEDEKKCVVSFIRMPLLSAGQLPVMVDPETREWEFDWDAARPGMVPMAAGVAPSADNRPVEERLAELDNLMQRDLLTREEYDAARARILGQI; from the coding sequence GTGAGCACTCCCGCGCAGCGACGCGACGCACCGCCGTCCTTCGCGCGCAACCTCGCGACCACCCTGCCGTTTGTGCTCGTCTGCGGCATCGTCGGCCCGATCTTCCTCGCGATCTACTTCTTCAGCAGCGGGCTCGACGAGATCGAGTGGATGCTGTGGATGGGTCTCGGCATCACCCTGCTCGACATCGCTCTCGGCGTCGGCATCGCCGCCGCGCGCACCCGCTCCCAGGCCCGCACCTACCGGCTGCGGCACACCGGGCGCCGGGGCGTCGCCGACATCCTCGAGCTCCAGCAGACCGGCGTCCGCATCAACGACGAGCCGCTGATCGGGCTCAAGGTCCGCATCCACGGCGCCGACATCTCCCCGTTCGAGGACGAGAAGAAGTGCGTGGTGTCGTTCATCCGGATGCCGCTGCTGTCCGCCGGTCAGCTGCCCGTGATGGTCGATCCCGAGACGCGCGAGTGGGAGTTCGACTGGGACGCCGCCCGCCCCGGGATGGTGCCGATGGCGGCGGGCGTCGCGCCGTCGGCCGACAACCGCCCGGTCGAGGAGCGGCTCGCCGAGCTCGACAACCTGATGCAGCGCGACCTGCTCACGCGCGAGGAGTACGACGCCGCGCGTGCGCGGATCCTCGGCCAGATCTGA
- a CDS encoding SigE family RNA polymerase sigma factor translates to MIRDREASYVEFVTTRRDHLRRVAYALCGDWHRADDLVQTALVKLYVAWPRVRRTGSEEAYARTILVRASIDESRRPWRRERPTEAVPDAPAAAPLAAEERSALLDALHALPPQQRVAVVLRHWLGLSVAEAAKEMRISEGTVKSHTSRGLAALRSVLDPAGT, encoded by the coding sequence GTGATCCGCGACCGCGAGGCGTCGTACGTCGAGTTCGTGACGACCCGGCGCGACCACCTCCGCCGGGTGGCCTACGCGCTGTGCGGCGACTGGCACCGCGCCGACGACCTGGTGCAGACCGCGCTGGTGAAGCTCTACGTCGCGTGGCCGCGGGTACGGCGCACCGGGTCGGAGGAGGCCTACGCCCGGACCATCCTGGTCCGCGCGAGCATCGACGAGTCGCGGCGGCCGTGGCGACGAGAGCGACCGACCGAGGCGGTCCCTGACGCCCCGGCGGCCGCTCCCCTTGCCGCCGAGGAGCGCTCGGCGCTCCTCGACGCGCTCCACGCGCTGCCCCCACAGCAACGCGTGGCCGTCGTGCTGCGGCACTGGCTCGGGCTGTCCGTCGCCGAGGCCGCCAAGGAGATGAGGATCAGTGAGGGCACGGTCAAGAGCCACACCTCGCGCGGCCTCGCGGCCCTGCGGTCGGTGCTCGACCCCGCCGGCACGTGA
- the ilvA gene encoding threonine ammonia-lyase IlvA — protein MPSAADVDRAAATLGGVIDPTPLHRSPRLSELTGLDVWLKREDLTPVRSYKVRGAYAVVSGLSDEQRAAGVTCASAGNHAQGVAFACARAGVRATIFLPRTTPRQKRDRVAALGGEHVDVVIAGDTYDDSVLAAAEYADASGATVVPAFDHPEVVAGQGTVAAEVLAQASAAGFIPDALVIPVGGAGLLAGCLTLLAERAPTTRVVAAEPAGAASLAAALRSGRPVDLGTIDPFVDGAAVRRIGDVTHAVVDRAVAQVDVLTTSVAEGAVCVEMLDLYQVDGIIAEPAGALASAALRQVSRELPSGASVVCVVSGGNNDVSRYAEVVERALVHEGLKHYFLVEFPQEPGALRRFLDEVLGPDDDITLFEYTKRNNRETGPALVGIEMQNRDDLPGLLERMTASQMRVEKVSPDSPLFGFVL, from the coding sequence TTGCCGTCCGCGGCTGACGTCGACCGGGCCGCGGCGACGCTCGGCGGTGTCATCGACCCGACGCCGCTGCACCGCTCGCCGCGGCTGTCGGAGCTCACCGGGCTCGACGTCTGGCTCAAGCGGGAGGACCTGACGCCGGTGCGCTCCTACAAGGTGCGCGGGGCGTACGCCGTCGTGTCCGGCCTGTCGGACGAGCAGCGCGCCGCAGGCGTCACGTGCGCGTCCGCGGGCAACCACGCGCAGGGCGTCGCGTTCGCGTGCGCCCGGGCCGGCGTGCGGGCCACGATCTTCCTGCCGCGCACCACGCCGCGCCAGAAGCGCGACCGGGTGGCCGCGCTCGGCGGTGAGCACGTCGACGTCGTCATCGCCGGCGACACCTACGACGACTCGGTGCTGGCGGCGGCGGAGTACGCCGACGCGTCGGGCGCGACCGTCGTACCCGCCTTCGACCACCCGGAGGTCGTCGCGGGGCAGGGCACGGTCGCGGCGGAGGTGCTGGCGCAGGCGTCGGCCGCCGGCTTCATCCCGGACGCGCTGGTCATCCCCGTCGGCGGCGCCGGACTGCTCGCCGGCTGCCTCACCCTGCTCGCCGAGCGGGCGCCGACCACGCGGGTCGTGGCGGCGGAGCCGGCCGGCGCGGCCTCGCTCGCGGCGGCCCTGCGCTCGGGGAGGCCGGTCGACCTCGGCACCATCGACCCGTTCGTCGACGGCGCCGCCGTACGCCGGATCGGCGACGTCACGCACGCCGTCGTCGACCGGGCCGTGGCCCAGGTCGACGTCCTGACCACGTCGGTCGCCGAGGGCGCGGTCTGCGTCGAGATGCTCGACCTCTACCAGGTCGACGGCATCATCGCCGAGCCCGCCGGCGCGCTCGCCTCCGCGGCGCTGCGGCAGGTGTCCCGCGAGCTGCCGAGCGGGGCGTCCGTGGTGTGCGTGGTCTCCGGCGGCAACAACGACGTCTCGCGCTACGCCGAGGTGGTCGAGCGGGCGCTCGTGCACGAGGGCCTGAAGCACTACTTCCTCGTGGAGTTCCCGCAGGAGCCGGGCGCGCTGCGGCGGTTCCTCGACGAGGTGCTCGGCCCCGACGACGACATCACGCTGTTCGAGTACACCAAGCGCAACAACCGCGAGACCGGACCGGCGCTCGTCGGCATCGAGATGCAGAACCGCGACGACCTGCCTGGCCTGCTGGAGCGGATGACCGCCTCCCAGATGCGCGTCGAGAAGGTCTCGCCCGACAGCCCGCTGTTCGGCTTCGTCCTCTGA
- a CDS encoding methyltransferase domain-containing protein encodes MNPYERYALPWVIDVACGAKPIREKRAELVPRAHGRVLEIGIGTGHNLRYYDPAKVTELIALDPAEQMHGKAQKRAQEAGLEVDVRGVSAEGIPLEDGEIDTVVCTFTLCTIPDPGAAVTEMRRVLRHGGELIFCEHGLAPDPGVQKWQRRLNPIQNRVGGGCNLDRDIGALIGADFDVSRMETGYMQGPKFGGFLYWGTAS; translated from the coding sequence GTGAACCCCTACGAGCGCTACGCGCTGCCCTGGGTGATCGACGTCGCGTGCGGCGCGAAGCCGATCCGCGAGAAGCGCGCCGAGCTGGTGCCGCGCGCCCACGGCCGGGTGCTCGAGATCGGCATCGGCACCGGCCACAACCTGCGTTACTACGACCCCGCGAAGGTCACCGAGCTGATCGCGCTCGACCCTGCGGAGCAGATGCACGGCAAGGCGCAGAAGCGCGCCCAGGAGGCGGGCCTCGAGGTCGACGTCCGCGGGGTCTCCGCCGAGGGCATCCCGCTCGAGGACGGCGAGATCGACACCGTGGTGTGCACGTTCACGCTGTGCACGATCCCCGACCCGGGTGCCGCCGTGACCGAGATGCGCCGCGTGCTCAGGCACGGCGGCGAGCTGATCTTCTGCGAGCACGGGCTCGCCCCCGACCCGGGCGTGCAGAAGTGGCAGCGCCGGCTCAACCCGATCCAGAACCGCGTCGGCGGCGGCTGCAACCTCGACCGCGACATCGGGGCGCTGATCGGCGCGGACTTCGACGTGTCGCGGATGGAGACCGGCTACATGCAGGGCCCGAAGTTCGGCGGCTTCCTCTACTGGGGCACCGCCAGCTGA
- a CDS encoding ArsR/SmtB family transcription factor gives MNLIGSEDGSVPKLGPRTWWVYLALGEPKTALQLSAEAGIVEASVRKHLRRLERAALVTRSEEPGAETIYRRIRELDRPTVYALVGRVDRARLVTPEGERLPEYAGLPPGRAPLLVGAAVLLLLVAGALVVLLV, from the coding sequence GTGAACCTCATCGGGTCCGAGGACGGGAGCGTCCCGAAGCTCGGCCCGCGGACCTGGTGGGTCTACCTCGCGCTCGGTGAGCCGAAGACCGCGCTCCAGCTCTCGGCGGAGGCCGGCATTGTCGAGGCCTCGGTGCGCAAGCACCTGCGCCGGCTCGAGCGCGCGGCGCTGGTGACCCGCTCGGAGGAGCCCGGCGCCGAGACGATCTACCGCCGGATCCGCGAGCTGGACCGGCCCACCGTCTATGCCCTGGTCGGGCGCGTCGACCGGGCGCGGCTGGTGACGCCCGAGGGGGAGCGGCTGCCGGAGTACGCCGGGCTGCCGCCGGGGCGGGCGCCGCTGCTCGTCGGCGCGGCCGTGCTCCTGCTGCTCGTCGCGGGTGCGCTCGTCGTCCTCCTGGTCTGA
- the lysS gene encoding lysine--tRNA ligase produces the protein MARGQRQAGSDQEVTDWVTRTADQALKHAEKANGGTLPELLTCASGISPSGPIHLGNLREFLTVHFVAEEIRRRGVNVRHLHSWDDYDRFRKVPAGVDEAYNEHIGRPLSAVPDPTGQFENWAELYKAPLRAALAEMGCEMVQIDQTQMYKSGAYREQILTAIRKRDEIEAVMSRYRTKKSDQSGQPAPADDEDEGSANGSLARFPYKPYCRGCGRDTVTLTSYDDETTDLAYTCDVCGDSYVTNVATQDEGKLVWKVDWPMRWTYESVHFEPAGVDHASPGSSFDVGQQIIGPVFGGVGPHYFGYSFVGVAGMPKMSSSRGGVPTPSEALRILEAPILRWLYVRRQPRQSFNVDFGAEVLRLYDEWDALTRKAADPAKRDAAVLAWERASSTTSAGTLPTPAVVAPFRMLSSVADVTAGSADLVSQTVAKVGIAHDSVADLEPRLSRAMTWVGEYVAAEERTTVRAEPDTERLSALDESEELWLRLLVDRLPSTFDDADELTGLIYGVPKLGRGLAIDDAPTDEVKADQKAFFKLLYNLLVSADRGPRLPTLFAALGPERIRSLVTPAG, from the coding sequence GTGGCACGAGGACAGCGACAGGCAGGCAGCGACCAGGAGGTCACCGACTGGGTGACCCGGACCGCGGACCAGGCGCTGAAGCACGCCGAGAAGGCGAACGGCGGCACGCTCCCCGAGCTCCTCACCTGCGCCTCGGGCATCAGCCCCTCGGGCCCGATCCACCTCGGCAACCTCCGCGAGTTCCTGACCGTGCACTTCGTGGCGGAGGAGATCCGCCGCCGCGGCGTCAACGTCCGCCACCTGCACAGCTGGGACGACTACGACCGGTTCCGCAAGGTCCCGGCCGGCGTCGACGAGGCCTACAACGAGCACATCGGCCGGCCGCTGAGCGCCGTACCGGACCCGACCGGCCAGTTCGAGAACTGGGCCGAGCTCTACAAGGCGCCGCTGCGCGCCGCGCTCGCCGAGATGGGCTGCGAGATGGTCCAGATCGACCAGACGCAGATGTACAAGTCGGGCGCCTACCGCGAGCAGATCCTCACCGCCATCCGCAAGCGCGACGAGATCGAGGCGGTCATGTCGCGCTACCGCACCAAGAAGTCCGATCAGTCAGGGCAGCCAGCGCCGGCCGACGACGAGGACGAGGGGTCCGCGAACGGCTCGCTCGCGCGGTTCCCCTACAAGCCCTACTGCCGCGGCTGCGGCCGCGACACCGTCACGCTCACGTCGTACGACGACGAGACCACCGACCTCGCCTACACCTGCGACGTGTGCGGCGACTCCTACGTCACCAACGTGGCCACCCAGGACGAGGGCAAGCTCGTCTGGAAGGTCGACTGGCCGATGCGGTGGACCTACGAGAGCGTCCACTTCGAGCCGGCGGGCGTCGACCACGCGAGCCCCGGGTCGTCCTTCGACGTCGGCCAGCAGATCATCGGTCCGGTCTTCGGCGGTGTCGGCCCCCACTACTTCGGCTACTCGTTCGTCGGGGTCGCCGGGATGCCCAAGATGTCGTCCTCCCGCGGCGGCGTGCCCACGCCGTCCGAGGCGCTGCGGATCCTCGAGGCGCCGATCCTGCGCTGGCTCTACGTCCGGCGGCAGCCGCGCCAGTCCTTCAACGTGGACTTCGGCGCCGAGGTGCTGCGGCTCTACGACGAGTGGGACGCACTGACCAGGAAGGCCGCCGACCCCGCCAAGCGCGACGCCGCGGTGCTCGCCTGGGAGCGGGCCTCGTCCACGACGTCGGCCGGCACGCTGCCGACCCCGGCGGTGGTCGCGCCGTTCCGGATGCTCTCGTCGGTCGCCGACGTGACCGCCGGCTCGGCCGACCTGGTGTCACAGACGGTCGCGAAGGTCGGCATCGCGCACGACTCGGTCGCTGACCTCGAGCCGCGGCTGTCGCGAGCGATGACGTGGGTCGGCGAGTACGTCGCCGCCGAGGAGCGCACCACCGTGCGCGCCGAGCCCGACACGGAGCGGCTCTCCGCGCTCGACGAGAGCGAGGAGCTCTGGCTGCGGCTGCTCGTCGACCGGCTCCCCTCGACCTTCGACGACGCCGACGAGCTGACCGGCCTGATCTACGGGGTCCCCAAGCTGGGCCGCGGGCTCGCGATCGACGACGCGCCGACCGACGAGGTCAAGGCCGACCAGAAGGCGTTCTTCAAGCTGCTCTACAACCTGCTCGTCAGCGCCGATCGCGGACCGCGGCTGCCCACGCTGTTCGCGGCGCTCGGCCCGGAGCGGATCCGGTCGCTGGTCACGCCGGCGGGCTGA